From one Butyricimonas faecihominis genomic stretch:
- a CDS encoding IS1182 family transposase → MPKIHFRPYNPNQTVLFPQRIDEDIAENDPVRIVDALVESLNLESFKKLYKECGRSPYHPKMMLKVILYAYMNNVYSCRKIENLLHRDIHYIWLAGYEQPDFITINRFRNRVKKEINEVFTQTVLLLSFKGFLSLNVEYIDGTKIESKANKYTFVWRKTVERNRERLMRKIHVLLGQIDDVIAQEKSSKSYEAVEFTPAILTEMAGELRHALERVPEPSTKEEKTALKKKRKQLKELEEHRDKLQEYDNHLDTMQERNSYSKTDKDATFMRMKEDAMRNGQTKPGYNLQIGTENQFITDFALFPNPTDTLTLIPFLQSFSSRYDRLAGTVVADSGYGSEENYRFMSENGMEAYVKYNCFHMEQRPRFKPDPFKTENLYYNEEYDYCICPMGQEMRRIGTRHLKTASGYVSENARYRAVRCEGCPLRCRCFKAKGNRTIELNHRLRRYKQKAKELLCSKEGLKHRGQRCIEPEAVFGQIKYNMNYKRFRHFGKDKVFMDFSFLAIAFNIKKMCAKMRKEGMNWMMRLFYELTTAVFRCWEQINQRSIQNIAA, encoded by the coding sequence ATGCCAAAGATACATTTTCGCCCTTACAATCCCAACCAAACAGTGCTTTTTCCTCAAAGAATTGATGAGGATATTGCAGAAAACGATCCGGTGCGCATAGTTGACGCTCTGGTTGAGAGCCTGAATCTTGAAAGTTTCAAGAAATTGTATAAGGAATGCGGCCGCAGCCCTTACCATCCCAAGATGATGCTCAAGGTCATTCTGTATGCCTACATGAACAACGTCTACTCCTGCCGTAAAATAGAAAATCTCCTTCATCGTGACATTCATTATATCTGGCTTGCCGGATATGAGCAACCGGATTTCATTACCATCAACCGTTTCCGCAACCGGGTGAAGAAGGAAATCAACGAGGTGTTTACCCAAACCGTACTTCTTCTCTCTTTCAAAGGTTTCCTCAGTCTGAATGTGGAATACATTGACGGAACAAAGATTGAATCCAAAGCCAACAAGTACACTTTCGTCTGGCGAAAAACGGTTGAGCGGAATCGTGAACGCCTGATGAGGAAGATACATGTCCTGTTAGGACAGATAGATGATGTCATCGCCCAGGAGAAATCATCGAAAAGCTATGAGGCAGTTGAATTCACTCCGGCTATACTGACCGAAATGGCGGGAGAGTTACGTCATGCACTTGAAAGAGTTCCGGAGCCTTCCACTAAAGAGGAAAAGACTGCGCTGAAAAAGAAACGCAAACAACTGAAGGAGCTGGAAGAACACAGGGATAAGCTGCAGGAATACGACAACCATTTGGACACTATGCAAGAGAGGAACTCCTATTCCAAGACAGACAAGGACGCTACTTTTATGAGAATGAAGGAGGATGCCATGCGTAACGGCCAGACAAAGCCCGGCTACAACCTTCAGATCGGCACCGAGAACCAGTTCATTACCGATTTTGCACTCTTCCCGAACCCTACGGATACACTGACCCTGATACCTTTTCTGCAATCCTTCTCAAGCAGATATGACAGATTGGCCGGTACGGTGGTTGCCGATTCCGGTTATGGATCTGAGGAGAATTACCGCTTCATGTCAGAAAACGGTATGGAAGCCTACGTCAAGTACAACTGCTTTCACATGGAGCAGCGGCCGAGATTCAAACCGGACCCGTTCAAGACGGAAAACCTCTACTACAATGAAGAATATGACTATTGTATATGCCCCATGGGGCAGGAGATGCGGAGGATAGGTACCAGACATCTAAAAACTGCATCCGGATATGTCAGCGAAAATGCCAGATACAGAGCCGTCAGATGTGAAGGCTGTCCGCTAAGATGCCGATGTTTTAAAGCAAAAGGAAACAGAACGATAGAATTGAATCACAGACTCAGAAGATACAAGCAGAAAGCCAAAGAACTGCTATGTTCCAAGGAAGGACTGAAACACAGAGGACAGAGATGTATAGAACCGGAAGCTGTGTTCGGACAAATAAAATACAATATGAACTACAAACGTTTCCGCCATTTTGGAAAGGATAAGGTATTCATGGACTTTTCCTTCTTGGCTATTGCCTTCAATATAAAAAAGATGTGTGCAAAAATGAGAAAAGAAGGTATGAATTGGATGATGAGACTGTTTTATGAACTTACAACTGCTGTTTTTAGATGTTGGGAACAAATAAATCAAAGAAGTATCCAAAATATCGCAGCTTAA
- a CDS encoding ATP-binding protein, translating to MRSKVTLRNKSIDNAGIPSDYKLAIAEYIWNSFDAKATNVNIQFEANEIGYISHFIVSDNGEGINLSTIASTFGAFLDSQKQQTFQRTSEVRGKMGKGRFSFINFCSKAVWRTRYEKEDGAILQYDITINEGDKDHYETDNNQIIKSGNTGTDVFFYNLKKLSSWHFIQPSFSEFLAQEFGWFLHLNKEKGYSITINGTAIDYEYLITEDETVTEVISGFEFEISYIRWSKKIGDKFYYYYLNSNNYELGKELTSFNNNAINFFHSIYIVSPYFDNFSFDEKPHPRIDGVKNQSDSVYKNLKKKLLSFLKEKEKKYVKESAANKLIADYERNGVLPAFRDNKYDQERKLDLLNVIKEIYCIQPKIFKGLKKEQQQTCVGFLNLLLDTDERENILSILSGIVTLSTEERVQLSQTLRTTSLSRILRTIKMIRNRFEVVEQLKNLVFDLKKFSTEREHIQIAIEENYWLFGEQFHLVSADDTFEKALSNYLYILDGNEDSQQIDSAERNRRPDIFMCRKHKVADSSDFSNMLEENVIVELKRPTVTIGKKQFRQIEDYLDLIKGEERFNSQMRSWKFFVVSNKVDDFIKDQYKSFQDKNKRFLVHIKEQFEIYAMTWDDVFQLFEIKHRFLLDKLDFDKKIIEEEIKLSVCNRIAADNIVLDVTKLETI from the coding sequence ATGAGAAGTAAAGTAACACTACGCAATAAGAGTATTGACAATGCAGGAATACCGTCTGATTATAAGTTAGCTATTGCTGAATATATTTGGAATAGTTTTGATGCAAAGGCTACAAATGTGAATATTCAATTTGAAGCTAATGAAATTGGTTATATATCTCATTTTATTGTTTCTGATAATGGAGAAGGGATAAACTTATCAACCATTGCTTCTACATTTGGCGCTTTTCTTGATTCACAAAAGCAACAAACATTTCAACGGACATCAGAGGTCAGAGGGAAAATGGGGAAAGGTAGATTCTCATTTATAAACTTCTGTTCGAAAGCGGTTTGGAGAACACGATATGAAAAAGAAGATGGGGCAATATTGCAATATGATATAACAATTAATGAGGGAGATAAAGACCATTACGAAACAGACAACAATCAGATAATAAAAAGTGGTAATACGGGAACAGATGTGTTCTTTTACAATTTAAAGAAATTATCATCATGGCATTTTATACAACCCTCTTTTAGCGAATTTCTTGCCCAAGAATTTGGCTGGTTTTTGCATTTAAATAAAGAAAAAGGGTACTCAATAACTATTAATGGGACAGCTATTGACTATGAATATTTGATAACTGAAGACGAAACTGTAACGGAGGTTATTTCAGGCTTTGAATTTGAAATTTCATATATCCGTTGGAGTAAAAAAATTGGTGATAAATTCTATTACTATTACTTGAATAGTAACAATTATGAACTTGGCAAGGAACTGACATCGTTTAATAATAATGCAATAAATTTCTTTCATAGTATTTATATTGTTTCTCCTTATTTTGATAACTTTTCCTTTGATGAAAAGCCACACCCAAGAATAGATGGAGTTAAGAATCAATCGGATAGTGTTTATAAAAATCTAAAAAAGAAACTTCTTTCCTTTTTGAAAGAAAAGGAAAAGAAATATGTAAAAGAAAGTGCGGCGAATAAATTAATCGCTGATTATGAAAGAAATGGCGTGCTTCCAGCATTTCGAGATAATAAGTACGACCAAGAAAGGAAGCTCGATTTATTAAATGTAATCAAAGAAATATACTGCATACAACCCAAAATATTTAAAGGCTTAAAGAAAGAACAACAACAAACTTGTGTTGGATTCTTAAATCTTTTATTGGATACAGACGAAAGAGAAAATATACTCTCTATTCTTAGCGGAATCGTTACTTTATCAACAGAAGAACGAGTTCAACTATCTCAAACTTTAAGAACAACATCGTTAAGCCGAATATTACGAACTATAAAAATGATACGAAATAGATTTGAAGTTGTTGAACAACTAAAAAATCTTGTTTTCGACCTAAAAAAGTTTTCTACGGAAAGAGAACATATTCAAATTGCGATAGAAGAAAATTATTGGTTATTTGGAGAACAATTTCATTTGGTATCAGCCGATGATACCTTTGAAAAGGCGTTGTCTAATTACTTATACATATTAGATGGTAATGAAGATAGCCAACAGATAGATTCAGCGGAACGGAATAGACGACCTGATATTTTTATGTGTAGAAAACATAAAGTTGCTGACAGTTCGGATTTTTCAAATATGTTGGAAGAAAATGTCATAGTTGAATTAAAACGTCCGACAGTAACAATAGGCAAAAAACAATTTCGCCAAATTGAAGATTACTTAGACTTAATAAAAGGAGAAGAACGATTTAATAGTCAAATGCGTTCGTGGAAATTCTTTGTTGTAAGCAACAAAGTTGATGATTTCATAAAAGACCAATATAAATCATTTCAAGATAAGAATAAACGGTTTTTAGTTCATATAAAAGAACAATTTGAAATATACGCAATGACTTGGGATGATGTATTTCAGTTATTTGAGATAAAACATCGTTTCTTATTAGATAAGTTAGATTTTGACAAAAAGATAATCGAAGAAGAAATTAAATTAAGTGTGTGTAATCGTATAGCTGCTGATAATATTGTATTAGATGTTACGAAATTAGAAACTATATAA
- a CDS encoding nucleotidyl transferase AbiEii/AbiGii toxin family protein — MNLHSDKEAFKEIIALAAEHFGYEQSHVEKDYWVSKILRDISMSEYADKTYFKGGTSLSKAYGLIERFSEDLDLFVFTGDKGASKQAEKTLNKKLSKYIAELNSDIYKEDLSETGGNYRKLYFSYDNVFQGVGLKEHLELEIKSCDLPDKKLMFYPADKRVIKPIVTAFLESIGQEELISTYGLGSFETQCINPRKTICDKISRLVKLSYNEDAAALLAKHIRDVYDLSALYHNQEYNDYLHSEDFLDAMYRVTIEDGLNKNSRSHLSLADAPIFKDAEAVMALPEVATAYITDLKKLTFDKSNMPPIGKAVEALKNLHEILVKFEKYRTIQI; from the coding sequence ATGAATTTACATTCGGACAAAGAAGCGTTCAAGGAAATCATCGCACTGGCGGCTGAACATTTCGGCTACGAGCAGTCGCACGTGGAAAAGGATTACTGGGTATCGAAGATACTGCGGGATATTTCCATGTCCGAATATGCGGATAAGACCTACTTCAAAGGCGGAACTTCACTTTCCAAAGCCTACGGGCTGATAGAACGTTTCTCGGAAGATTTGGACTTGTTCGTGTTTACGGGTGACAAAGGTGCGTCCAAGCAGGCGGAAAAGACATTGAACAAGAAACTTTCCAAATACATAGCCGAACTCAACAGTGACATATACAAGGAAGATTTGTCGGAAACGGGCGGTAATTACCGCAAACTGTATTTCTCGTATGACAATGTATTTCAAGGCGTGGGACTTAAAGAGCATTTGGAATTAGAGATAAAATCTTGTGACCTGCCGGACAAAAAACTGATGTTCTACCCGGCAGACAAGCGGGTTATCAAACCGATTGTGACCGCCTTTCTTGAAAGCATCGGGCAAGAGGAACTGATAAGCACCTACGGGCTGGGAAGTTTTGAAACGCAGTGTATCAATCCCCGAAAGACTATCTGCGACAAGATTTCAAGGCTGGTAAAGCTGTCTTACAATGAGGATGCAGCCGCACTGTTGGCAAAGCATATCCGTGACGTTTACGACTTGTCGGCACTCTACCACAATCAGGAATATAACGATTACCTACATTCGGAAGATTTCTTGGATGCCATGTACCGGGTGACGATAGAGGACGGGCTAAACAAAAACTCCCGTTCGCACTTGTCGCTGGCTGATGCACCGATATTCAAGGATGCCGAAGCGGTCATGGCGTTACCCGAAGTGGCTACGGCGTACATTACCGATTTGAAGAAACTGACCTTTGACAAAAGCAATATGCCGCCGATAGGCAAGGCTGTGGAAGCATTGAAGAACCTGCACGAAATACTGGTTAAATTTGAAAAATATAGAACTATACAAATATGA